One genomic segment of Sphingomonas sp. JUb134 includes these proteins:
- a CDS encoding sensor domain-containing diguanylate cyclase: MLTFGRHPNSVIAALPAPSMIGSVARLGLASLVLSAASLLLTRFDGNIAFIWGNTGLVIAALSLRPRDQWRWLLPAFGVAMFAATACFGMGMAAAAPLLAATMTEATLPAWLLRRWEGRFFDRVTGVVMFLLIAGIIGPLIGAVIAASAISLLTDASWQRTAIRWFTSHGLGTITFTPLIMLLLRGDVGRWFQGPLRAQMGPFAVLGLVAAVVTGVFLQDGVPLLFLPMLPMLAATMLYVRIGAAGSILLLVAIGGLLSLSGHGPVHALPTPPLNRILFFQFYVGCAALLVLPVAALIKQHRQAIRDLSQSEARFRLLSDRSADVILEVAPDGTILHASPSVAQVAGQPPAYYLGQHGFTLVHPEDQHVLWRAHRQALANPDIAHIAQFRSPRETAEPTWFEAALRGLGGSAGQGLIVILRDISARKATELALEIAASTDPLTGLVNRRSFLQRLRNQIEHCRVGSSQGSVALVDLDHFKSVNDRFGHAVGDLALQAFARIAAATIDRRHCLARIGGEEFAILLVGINPKEAEATCERLREAVEQLKVELPSGMLEIESPRITASIGLTAVDPASDPATILNRADEALYRAKASGRNCVQVAD; the protein is encoded by the coding sequence TTGTTAACCTTCGGACGCCATCCCAACTCCGTGATCGCTGCTCTTCCCGCCCCCAGCATGATCGGCAGCGTCGCCCGCCTCGGGCTGGCGTCGCTGGTGCTTTCGGCGGCAAGCCTGTTGCTGACCCGATTCGACGGGAACATTGCCTTCATCTGGGGGAATACGGGGCTGGTGATCGCCGCCTTGTCGCTGCGGCCCCGGGACCAGTGGCGATGGCTCCTACCGGCGTTCGGCGTCGCCATGTTCGCCGCTACCGCCTGCTTCGGCATGGGCATGGCTGCGGCCGCCCCGCTCCTGGCCGCCACCATGACCGAAGCGACGCTTCCGGCGTGGCTGCTGCGTCGCTGGGAGGGACGGTTTTTCGACCGGGTTACCGGCGTCGTCATGTTCCTGCTGATCGCGGGGATCATTGGGCCTCTCATCGGCGCGGTGATCGCCGCAAGCGCGATTTCCCTGCTTACCGACGCGAGCTGGCAGCGAACGGCGATTCGGTGGTTCACGAGCCACGGCCTCGGCACCATCACCTTCACGCCGCTGATCATGCTGCTCTTGCGGGGCGACGTCGGGCGCTGGTTCCAGGGGCCACTGCGTGCGCAGATGGGTCCGTTCGCCGTGCTGGGACTGGTGGCGGCAGTGGTAACCGGGGTATTTCTCCAGGACGGCGTCCCGCTGCTGTTCCTCCCCATGTTGCCGATGCTGGCAGCCACGATGCTGTACGTGCGCATCGGTGCCGCGGGCTCGATCCTCCTGCTGGTGGCGATCGGCGGCCTGCTTTCGCTGAGCGGCCACGGGCCGGTTCACGCATTGCCGACCCCGCCGCTGAACCGCATCCTCTTCTTCCAATTCTACGTCGGGTGCGCGGCGCTGCTGGTGCTGCCCGTGGCGGCACTGATCAAGCAGCACCGCCAGGCGATCCGCGACCTCTCCCAAAGCGAAGCGCGGTTCCGCCTGCTGTCGGACCGCTCGGCGGATGTCATCTTGGAGGTAGCGCCCGACGGCACGATCCTGCACGCCTCCCCGTCCGTCGCGCAGGTCGCGGGACAGCCGCCGGCCTATTATCTGGGGCAGCACGGCTTCACCCTGGTACATCCCGAGGACCAGCATGTTCTGTGGCGCGCGCATCGCCAGGCGCTCGCCAATCCCGACATTGCCCACATCGCCCAGTTCCGTAGCCCACGCGAAACCGCGGAGCCGACCTGGTTCGAGGCCGCGCTACGTGGCCTGGGGGGCAGCGCCGGGCAAGGGCTGATCGTGATCCTGCGCGACATCTCCGCGCGCAAGGCGACGGAACTGGCGCTCGAGATCGCGGCGAGTACCGATCCGCTGACCGGCCTCGTCAATCGGCGGAGCTTCCTCCAGCGGTTGCGCAATCAGATCGAGCATTGCCGGGTCGGCAGCAGCCAAGGCAGCGTCGCGCTTGTCGATCTCGATCACTTCAAGTCGGTCAACGACCGGTTCGGCCATGCGGTCGGCGATCTGGCGCTGCAGGCGTTCGCGCGCATCGCCGCCGCGACGATCGACCGGAGGCACTGTCTCGCGCGCATCGGCGGAGAGGAATTCGCCATCCTGCTCGTGGGAATCAATCCGAAGGAGGCGGAGGCGACATGCGAGCGGCTGCGCGAGGCGGTCGAGCAGTTGAAGGTGGAACTACCCAGCGGGATGCTCGAGATCGAGAGCCCGAGGATCACCGCCAGCATCGGCCTGACCGCGGTGGATCCGGCGAGCGATCCGGCCACCATTCTCAACCGTGCCGACGAAGCGCTGTACCGCGCCAAGGCGTCAGGCCGGAACTGCGTCCAGGTCGCAGACTAG
- a CDS encoding YbaN family protein codes for MKQARGEPAGSMAEQAPTPEAALLRRGRSARLAWLCLGLLLVGIGFVGMFVPLLPTTDFLILALPCFARSSPRLELWLLRHPRFGPALLAWRERGAVPRHAKLASCLGMVIGFGLFCWAVQPGWIVALMVAAVLVACGTWVLRRPS; via the coding sequence ATGAAACAAGCCCGCGGCGAGCCGGCAGGATCGATGGCTGAACAAGCGCCGACCCCTGAGGCGGCACTTCTGCGGCGGGGGCGAAGCGCCCGGCTGGCATGGCTGTGCCTCGGCCTCCTGCTGGTGGGGATCGGCTTCGTGGGCATGTTCGTGCCGCTGCTGCCGACGACCGATTTCCTCATCCTGGCGCTGCCTTGTTTTGCGCGCTCGTCACCGCGGCTGGAGCTATGGCTGCTGCGGCACCCGCGGTTTGGCCCGGCCCTGCTCGCCTGGCGTGAACGAGGCGCGGTGCCCCGGCATGCCAAACTCGCCTCCTGCCTGGGCATGGTCATCGGGTTCGGACTGTTCTGCTGGGCCGTGCAGCCGGGCTGGATCGTCGCACTGATGGTCGCGGCGGTG
- the aroQ gene encoding type II 3-dehydroquinate dehydratase — MADTVPATVYVLNGPNLNLLGLREPEIYGSDTLDDIAGMLEDRARELDLEIDLRQSNHEGHLIDWLHEAQAQRARAVLLNAGGFTHTSVALHDAIKSVKTPVIEVHLSNPHRREAFRHTSLIGQAAKGTIAGFGALSYLLALEAAARI, encoded by the coding sequence ATGGCGGACACCGTCCCAGCAACCGTCTACGTCCTCAACGGCCCCAACCTAAACCTGCTGGGACTGCGTGAGCCCGAGATCTACGGCTCCGACACGCTGGACGACATCGCCGGCATGCTGGAGGACCGCGCCCGCGAGCTCGACCTGGAGATCGACCTGCGCCAGTCGAACCACGAAGGCCATCTGATCGACTGGCTGCACGAGGCGCAGGCGCAGCGCGCGCGCGCCGTGCTGCTGAACGCAGGCGGCTTCACCCATACGTCGGTGGCGCTCCACGACGCGATCAAATCGGTGAAGACGCCGGTGATCGAGGTGCATCTGTCCAACCCGCACCGGCGCGAGGCTTTCCGCCATACCAGCCTGATCGGACAGGCGGCCAAGGGAACCATCGCCGGATTCGGCGCGCTTTCCTATCTGCTGGCGCTTGAAGCCGCCGCGCGCATCTGA
- the accC gene encoding acetyl-CoA carboxylase biotin carboxylase subunit has translation MPEIKKLLIANRGEIALRIHRACHEMGIKTVAVHSTADADAMHVRLADEAVCIGPPSATESYLNIPNIISAAEVTGADAIHPGYGFLSENAKFAEIVESHNLIFVGPKPEHIRTMGDKVEAKRTAGALGLPLVPGSDGAISDLAEAKALAERIGYPVIIKAASGGGGRGMKVCTSPDQLETLMQQAGTEAKAAFGDATVYMEKYLGNPRHIEFQVFGDGNGNAIHLGERDCSLQRRHQKVLEEAPSPILSTAERDRMGGIVAKAMADMGYRGAGTIEFLWEDGEFYFIEMNTRLQVEHPVTEMITGVDLVREQIRVAEGHPLSVQQDEIEFRGHAIECRINAEDPRTFTPSPGKVAAYHVPGGMHVRVDSGLYAGYKVPPYYDSMIAKLIVYGRTREGCLLRLQRALDEFVIEGMKTTIPLHQALLDDPEFREGAYTIKWLEEWLARQPAA, from the coding sequence GTGCCCGAAATCAAGAAGCTCCTGATCGCGAACCGCGGCGAAATCGCGCTCCGCATCCATCGCGCCTGCCATGAGATGGGCATCAAAACGGTGGCGGTCCATTCGACCGCCGACGCCGATGCGATGCACGTGCGGCTGGCGGACGAGGCGGTGTGCATCGGGCCGCCGTCGGCGACCGAGAGCTACCTCAACATCCCGAACATCATCTCGGCCGCAGAGGTGACGGGCGCCGACGCGATCCATCCGGGCTATGGCTTCCTCTCGGAGAACGCCAAGTTCGCCGAGATCGTCGAATCACATAATCTGATCTTCGTCGGGCCCAAGCCCGAGCACATCCGGACGATGGGCGACAAGGTCGAGGCCAAGCGTACCGCGGGCGCCCTGGGGCTGCCGCTGGTGCCGGGCTCCGACGGCGCGATCAGCGACTTGGCCGAGGCCAAGGCGCTGGCCGAGCGGATCGGCTATCCGGTCATCATCAAGGCGGCATCCGGCGGCGGCGGCCGCGGCATGAAGGTGTGCACCAGCCCCGACCAGCTCGAAACGCTGATGCAGCAGGCCGGCACCGAGGCGAAGGCCGCGTTCGGCGACGCGACCGTCTACATGGAAAAGTACCTGGGCAATCCCCGGCACATCGAGTTCCAGGTGTTCGGCGACGGCAACGGCAACGCCATCCATCTCGGCGAGCGCGACTGCTCGCTCCAGCGCCGCCACCAGAAGGTGCTGGAGGAAGCCCCCTCCCCGATCCTGTCCACCGCCGAGCGCGATCGCATGGGCGGCATCGTCGCCAAGGCGATGGCCGACATGGGCTATCGCGGTGCGGGCACGATCGAGTTCCTGTGGGAAGACGGCGAGTTCTACTTCATCGAGATGAACACCCGCCTGCAGGTGGAGCATCCGGTGACGGAGATGATCACTGGCGTCGACCTGGTGCGTGAGCAGATCCGCGTCGCCGAAGGGCATCCGCTGTCGGTCCAGCAGGACGAAATCGAGTTCCGTGGCCACGCGATCGAGTGCCGCATCAATGCCGAGGATCCGCGCACCTTCACGCCGTCGCCCGGCAAGGTCGCGGCCTATCACGTGCCGGGCGGCATGCATGTCCGCGTCGATAGCGGCCTCTATGCCGGCTACAAGGTGCCGCCCTATTATGACAGCATGATCGCCAAGCTGATCGTCTATGGCCGCACGCGCGAGGGCTGCCTCCTGCGCCTGCAGCGCGCGCTCGACGAGTTCGTGATCGAGGGGATGAAGACCACGATCCCGCTCCACCAGGCGCTGCTCGACGACCCCGAGTTCCGCGAGGGAGCGTACACGATCAAGTGGCTGGAGGAGTGGCTGGCAAGGCAGCCGGCGGCCTGA
- the thiS gene encoding sulfur carrier protein ThiS has protein sequence MHNDGTITIIVNGEHKRVRAGQTIAELAAEIGLVPEKVAVERNLEVVPRSTLHEAKLHDGDELEIVHFVGGGDHAAVVDEDRWEVAGKRFRSRLIVGTGKYKDMAQNAAAVEASGAEIVTVAVRRVNVTDPKAPMLTDFIDPKKITYLPNTAGCFTAEDAIRTLRLAREAGGWELVKLEVLGEARTLYPDMVETLRATEILAKEGFKPMVYCVDDPIAAKRLEDVGAVAIMPLGAPIGSGLGIQNKVTIRLIVEGAKVPVLVDAGVGTASDAAAAMELGCDGVLMNTAIAEAKDPMLMAQAMRAAVEAGRLAYRAGRMGKRRYADPSSPLAGLI, from the coding sequence ATGCACAACGACGGCACCATCACGATCATCGTCAACGGCGAGCACAAGCGCGTTCGCGCCGGCCAGACCATCGCCGAACTTGCGGCGGAGATCGGCCTGGTGCCGGAAAAGGTCGCGGTCGAGCGCAACCTGGAGGTGGTGCCCCGCTCGACGCTGCACGAAGCGAAACTCCATGACGGCGATGAGCTGGAGATCGTGCATTTCGTCGGCGGCGGCGACCATGCGGCGGTGGTGGACGAAGACCGCTGGGAGGTCGCGGGCAAGCGTTTCCGCTCGCGCCTGATCGTCGGCACCGGCAAGTACAAGGACATGGCGCAGAACGCCGCTGCGGTCGAAGCCTCGGGCGCGGAGATCGTCACCGTCGCCGTGCGCCGGGTGAACGTCACCGATCCCAAGGCGCCGATGCTCACGGATTTCATCGACCCCAAGAAGATCACCTATCTTCCCAACACAGCCGGCTGCTTCACGGCAGAGGACGCGATCCGCACGCTGCGCCTGGCACGCGAGGCGGGCGGCTGGGAGCTGGTGAAGCTGGAGGTGCTGGGCGAGGCGCGCACCCTCTATCCCGACATGGTCGAGACGCTGCGCGCGACCGAGATCCTGGCCAAGGAAGGGTTCAAGCCGATGGTCTATTGCGTCGACGATCCCATAGCCGCCAAGCGGCTGGAGGATGTCGGCGCCGTCGCGATCATGCCGCTGGGGGCGCCGATCGGCTCCGGCCTTGGCATTCAGAACAAGGTGACGATCCGCCTGATCGTGGAGGGTGCCAAGGTGCCGGTGCTGGTCGACGCGGGCGTCGGCACCGCTTCGGACGCGGCCGCTGCGATGGAGCTCGGCTGCGATGGCGTGCTGATGAACACCGCGATCGCCGAGGCCAAGGACCCGATGCTGATGGCGCAGGCCATGCGCGCGGCGGTGGAGGCGGGGCGGCTCGCCTATCGCGCCGGTCGCATGGGCAAGCGCCGCTATGCGGACCCGTCGAGCCCGCTTGCCGGACTGATCTAA
- the accB gene encoding acetyl-CoA carboxylase biotin carboxyl carrier protein, with translation MAEDTQPATMAIDIELVRQLAEVLDQTQLTEIEVEDGSRKVRVARKAAPVAQVPMAMPQAYAPQPAPMAGAPASPAAAPAEAGGSAPTATADAVKSPMVGTVYLAAEPGAKPFVSVGQKVAAGDTLVIIEAMKVMNPIQATAAGTVTAVLVSNGQPVEFDQPLVVVE, from the coding sequence ATGGCAGAAGATACGCAACCCGCCACCATGGCGATCGACATCGAGCTGGTACGCCAGCTGGCGGAAGTCCTGGACCAGACGCAGCTGACCGAGATCGAGGTCGAGGACGGCAGCCGCAAGGTTCGCGTGGCGCGCAAGGCGGCGCCAGTCGCGCAGGTGCCGATGGCGATGCCGCAGGCCTATGCGCCGCAGCCCGCCCCGATGGCCGGCGCACCGGCCTCGCCCGCAGCAGCCCCGGCCGAGGCCGGCGGTTCGGCACCGACGGCAACCGCGGACGCGGTCAAGTCGCCGATGGTCGGCACCGTCTATCTGGCCGCAGAGCCGGGTGCGAAGCCGTTCGTCTCGGTCGGCCAGAAGGTCGCGGCCGGCGACACGCTGGTCATCATCGAGGCGATGAAGGTGATGAACCCGATCCAGGCGACTGCGGCCGGAACCGTCACCGCAGTGCTCGTCTCCAACGGCCAGCCGGTCGAGTTCGACCAGCCGCTCGTCGTCGTCGAGTAA
- the arsC gene encoding arsenate reductase (glutaredoxin) (This arsenate reductase requires both glutathione and glutaredoxin to convert arsenate to arsenite, after which the efflux transporter formed by ArsA and ArsB can extrude the arsenite from the cell, providing resistance.) — protein sequence MKATIWHNPRCSKSREALAILEATPGVEVTVRDYQKLPPSRAELAALYARAGMTPAQGLRRSETIAKEQGLGAASDNAILDAMAAHPILIERPLVETEKGVRLGRPPETIREIL from the coding sequence TTGAAGGCGACCATCTGGCACAATCCCCGCTGTTCGAAATCCCGTGAAGCGCTGGCCATCCTGGAGGCGACACCCGGCGTGGAGGTGACGGTTCGCGACTATCAGAAGCTGCCGCCTTCCCGCGCAGAGTTGGCGGCGCTCTACGCGCGTGCCGGCATGACACCCGCCCAGGGCCTTCGTCGAAGCGAGACGATCGCCAAGGAGCAGGGACTGGGGGCTGCCTCCGACAACGCGATCCTCGACGCCATGGCCGCGCACCCGATCCTGATCGAGCGACCGCTGGTCGAGACCGAAAAAGGGGTACGGCTCGGTCGTCCGCCCGAGACGATCCGCGAAATCCTCTGA
- a CDS encoding LrgB family protein: MTALGSLLHTPLLWIAVTLLVFEGADTISRRSNRHPLAHPVLMSVPVLAAILFATGTPYRTYAQGTATLTFLLGPATVALAVPLWRNWPLVRRSGKAVLAALLAGSLTAILSAVAIGWALGASPEVLATLATHSATTPVGMAIAESIGGIAALAAVTILTTGILGAMVATPLLNRLGITDPRARGFAIGVTAHGLGTARAFQVSETAGTFAGMAMALNAAMTALLLSVVALL, from the coding sequence ATGACCGCGCTCGGCTCGCTCCTCCACACGCCGCTGCTGTGGATCGCCGTCACCCTGCTGGTGTTCGAGGGCGCCGACACCATCTCCCGCCGGAGCAACCGCCATCCGCTCGCGCATCCGGTGCTGATGTCCGTTCCGGTGCTGGCGGCGATCCTGTTCGCAACCGGCACGCCCTATAGGACCTATGCGCAAGGCACAGCGACGCTGACCTTCCTGCTGGGGCCGGCGACGGTGGCGCTGGCCGTGCCGCTGTGGCGCAACTGGCCGCTGGTGCGCCGGTCGGGCAAGGCGGTGCTCGCAGCCCTGCTCGCCGGGTCGCTGACGGCGATCCTGAGCGCGGTCGCGATCGGCTGGGCGCTGGGCGCCTCGCCCGAGGTGCTGGCGACGCTGGCGACGCATTCGGCGACAACGCCGGTCGGCATGGCGATCGCCGAGAGCATCGGCGGCATAGCTGCGCTGGCCGCGGTGACGATCCTGACGACCGGCATCCTCGGCGCAATGGTGGCGACGCCGCTGCTCAACCGGCTGGGGATCACCGATCCTCGAGCGCGCGGCTTTGCGATCGGCGTCACCGCCCACGGCCTCGGCACCGCCCGCGCGTTCCAGGTAAGCGAGACCGCCGGCACCTTCGCGGGCATGGCCATGGCACTGAACGCGGCGATGACTGCCCTGCTGCTGTCGGTCGTGGCGCTGCTTTGA
- a CDS encoding CsbD family protein, whose protein sequence is MGELTDKIKGNVNEALGKAKQQSNNPATRDEGAVQEGKGKVQQFAGKVKGALGDDI, encoded by the coding sequence ATGGGTGAACTCACCGACAAGATCAAAGGCAACGTCAACGAAGCGCTCGGCAAGGCGAAGCAGCAGAGCAACAACCCTGCCACCCGCGACGAAGGCGCGGTGCAAGAAGGCAAGGGCAAGGTGCAGCAGTTCGCCGGCAAGGTGAAGGGCGCCCTCGGCGACGACATCTGA
- a CDS encoding phospholipase D-like domain-containing protein, translated as MAKTKPPLEPGRNCWRIEPASRAAVIIDADAYFRLARAAMRRAEQQLLLIGWDFDGRIKLVQNDEDDAPARVGAFLEWLVGARKRLHVHILRWDTGAVKSMFRGTTILTLLRWKAHPRITAKLDAFHPPAASHHQKIVVIDDCLAFCGGIDMTADRWDTREHRSDEPARVEPNGTPYGPWHDATTALAGPVAKALGELCRTRWELAGGQPLPVPSEDATPPWPEGLDATFTDVEVAISRSSPEMPDQPPVREIEALYLDLIARAERWIYAESQYFASRKIAEAIARRLDEPDGPEIVIVNPVSAQGWLEPIAMDTARARLVEALRRRDKHGRFRVYHAENEAGEPIYIHAKVTVIDGEILRVGSSNFNNRSMRLDTECDVTIDATRPANAHAAPAIANVAHALIAEHCGTEPGTVARHMADTGSLIAAIDALSPTSGRRLRAYEEPDLSSVEKWLADNEVLDPEGPEEMFEALSNRAGLLRRLRPGHAAPVPKSLYAAGAVTLAAVGGTIGAALWRRRRKGG; from the coding sequence ATGGCCAAGACCAAGCCCCCGCTCGAGCCCGGCCGCAACTGCTGGCGGATCGAACCGGCGAGTCGCGCCGCCGTCATCATCGATGCCGACGCCTATTTCCGGCTCGCCCGCGCCGCGATGCGGAGGGCGGAGCAACAGCTGCTGCTGATCGGCTGGGACTTCGACGGCCGCATCAAGCTGGTGCAGAACGACGAGGACGACGCGCCGGCGCGCGTCGGCGCATTCCTCGAATGGCTGGTGGGCGCACGCAAGCGACTGCACGTCCACATCCTGCGCTGGGACACCGGCGCGGTGAAGTCGATGTTTCGCGGCACCACCATCCTGACGCTGCTGCGCTGGAAGGCGCACCCGCGCATCACCGCGAAGCTCGACGCCTTCCACCCCCCCGCAGCGTCACACCACCAGAAGATCGTGGTGATCGACGACTGCCTCGCCTTTTGCGGCGGTATCGACATGACGGCCGACCGTTGGGACACGCGCGAGCACCGCAGCGACGAGCCGGCGCGCGTGGAGCCGAACGGCACCCCTTATGGCCCCTGGCACGACGCCACCACCGCACTCGCAGGGCCAGTCGCAAAGGCACTGGGCGAACTCTGCCGGACGCGCTGGGAACTGGCGGGCGGGCAGCCTCTGCCGGTGCCGAGCGAGGATGCGACCCCGCCCTGGCCGGAGGGACTGGACGCGACCTTCACCGACGTCGAGGTCGCGATCTCGCGCTCCTCGCCCGAGATGCCGGACCAGCCGCCGGTGCGCGAGATCGAAGCGCTGTACCTGGACCTGATCGCGCGCGCCGAACGCTGGATCTATGCCGAGAGCCAGTATTTCGCGTCGCGCAAGATCGCCGAGGCCATCGCCCGCCGGCTCGACGAGCCGGACGGGCCAGAGATCGTGATCGTCAACCCGGTGAGCGCGCAAGGGTGGCTGGAGCCGATTGCGATGGACACGGCGCGCGCGCGGCTGGTCGAGGCGCTGCGCCGGCGCGACAAGCACGGACGGTTCCGCGTCTATCATGCCGAAAACGAGGCGGGCGAGCCGATCTACATCCATGCCAAGGTGACGGTGATCGACGGCGAGATCCTGCGGGTGGGATCGTCCAACTTCAACAACCGATCCATGCGGCTCGACACCGAATGCGACGTGACGATCGACGCGACCCGACCCGCGAACGCCCATGCGGCACCGGCGATCGCCAATGTCGCCCATGCGCTGATCGCCGAGCATTGCGGCACGGAGCCTGGAACCGTCGCACGCCACATGGCCGACACCGGCTCGCTGATCGCGGCGATCGACGCGCTGAGCCCGACCAGCGGGCGGCGTCTGCGCGCCTATGAGGAGCCGGACCTCTCCAGCGTCGAAAAGTGGCTCGCCGACAATGAGGTGCTCGATCCGGAGGGGCCGGAGGAGATGTTCGAGGCGCTGTCGAACCGCGCCGGCCTGCTGCGCCGCCTGCGGCCGGGACATGCGGCGCCGGTGCCCAAGTCGCTCTATGCAGCGGGCGCGGTGACGCTTGCCGCAGTCGGCGGCACGATCGGTGCGGCGCTGTGGCGACGCCGGAGGAAGGGCGGGTAA
- a CDS encoding CidA/LrgA family protein, whose translation MIAAIAQLLFCQLIGEALNRGAGIPLPGPVLGMFLLFVWLKIRPAERVELKAVATWLIGHFAVLFVPATMGLIDEGPALARDGIAILVACVGATLLTIAVTALVFRWVSDRDETAA comes from the coding sequence ATGATCGCCGCTATCGCCCAACTGCTGTTCTGCCAACTGATCGGCGAAGCCCTGAACCGCGGCGCAGGCATCCCGCTCCCCGGTCCCGTGCTGGGCATGTTCCTCCTGTTCGTCTGGCTGAAGATCCGCCCCGCCGAGCGGGTCGAGCTGAAGGCGGTGGCGACCTGGCTGATCGGCCACTTCGCCGTGCTGTTCGTGCCGGCAACCATGGGCCTGATCGACGAAGGACCGGCGCTGGCGCGCGACGGCATCGCCATCCTCGTCGCCTGTGTGGGCGCCACGCTGCTGACGATCGCGGTAACGGCGCTCGTGTTTCGCTGGGTCTCCGATCGGGACGAAACCGCCGCATGA
- a CDS encoding CoA transferase subunit A encodes MNKLYPDAASALDGLLRDDMLICAGGFGLCGIPERLIDAIEASGVSGLTIASNNAGIDGVGLGKLLRSRQVKKMISSYVGENKEFERQYLSGELEVEFCPQGTLAERCRAGGAGIPGFYTKTGVGTQVAEGKEVKVFDGEEYILERGIRADLSIIKGWKADEAGNLVFRKTARNFNQPMATAGRICVAEVEEVVPVGSLDPDGIHLPGIYVKRMIVGAPYDKKIEFRTVRERPAA; translated from the coding sequence ATGAACAAGCTCTACCCCGATGCTGCCTCGGCGCTCGACGGACTGCTGCGCGACGACATGCTGATCTGTGCGGGCGGCTTCGGCCTGTGCGGGATTCCGGAACGGCTGATCGACGCGATCGAGGCTTCGGGCGTCTCCGGCCTGACGATCGCCAGCAACAATGCCGGCATCGATGGCGTGGGGCTGGGCAAGCTGTTGCGCTCGCGCCAGGTGAAGAAGATGATCTCCTCCTATGTGGGCGAGAACAAGGAGTTCGAGCGCCAGTATCTGTCCGGCGAGCTTGAGGTCGAGTTCTGCCCCCAGGGTACACTTGCCGAGCGCTGCCGCGCGGGTGGAGCGGGCATTCCCGGCTTCTACACCAAGACCGGCGTAGGCACGCAGGTGGCCGAGGGCAAGGAAGTAAAGGTCTTCGACGGCGAGGAGTATATCCTCGAGCGCGGCATCCGCGCCGACCTGTCGATCATCAAGGGGTGGAAGGCCGACGAGGCCGGCAACCTCGTGTTTCGCAAGACGGCGCGCAACTTCAACCAGCCGATGGCGACCGCGGGTCGCATCTGCGTCGCCGAGGTCGAGGAAGTGGTGCCGGTCGGCAGCCTCGATCCCGACGGCATCCACCTGCCCGGCATCTATGTGAAGCGCATGATCGTGGGCGCGCCCTACGACAAGAAGATCGAGTTCCGCACCGTGCGGGAGCGTCCCGCGGCATGA